aggcaattGACGGCAATTCACCTGAGCTTTTGGATGTTGGAGGTGACCCGACAATCGATAAATGCCGTTGACAATGCCGTACTCCTCGATGAACTCGGCCAGCGAGtaacatttctctctctctctcctcctcgCTGGCTCAATCGCCTaatcttgttttatttgattcccttttctattatttggctttttccatttctttcgttCCGTTTCTACTATGTGTGCACgccgaaaagaaatttcactCGGGCTCGGTCACGGACCGATAACTGCCACCTGgcgggttgttgtttttgttgcgttgtttcgttatttttatttttctcccgttGGCGCGAGTGGCAACCGGTTCTATACCTTGTCATCCGATCCGACTGTCGGGTAGTAGGATTCTATTGTATTGTCACTTGAACGACTCGGACGTACTCTCCGTCCAAAATATCGCGGGCTGGAAGTAACCTGGACAATACCTTCCACTTTAACGGCCAACTGCGAGCCAATGGTTGTCGTTATCGCCTCTCCGGCTACTCTCGGCTGAGGGCTCACCGCCAACTGTTTAGGGTATATACAAAATGAAGTTCAATTATCAATTCACTAATCTTATAAATCATTCACTTTACCTTGATGGAAGTGGTCTGCAGAGTCTGGAGCATGAACCTCGGAAAGCAAAGAGGTGTTTCTATGAGTAACTTCAAGCAATCCAAGATGCATCCAACGTTCTAACAGATTAAAGAAGaataattagattttaaaTAGTGTTACGGATGTGAAAAAGGATCATACCAAGTGATTAATAAGTTTCAAATCAGGGTTGCCATCGCGGAAACGTCTTACGAGATGGACAGCTTCAGCGCATCGAGTGGCCATACTCCGCACAGCGACGTGATCTTCTTGCACCGTCTTGTTGATCATGGGCAAATCGTCTTCGACAGTCATAACGCCTTGCTGAGACGCCCGGAGGTAGGTGGACTCGACCGTCTGGGTCATGATCAAGGCCGTCTGTTTTTATAGCTGCAAATTCGTGAGGCTCTCCTGGTCGGCGTCGAAGGCGCTCTGTCCCAGCTTGGACAGACTTCGGCCACCTGCCGGAGCACCAACACCGACTTCCTCAGCTGGTGAGTAATTCGACCGCAGCGCTGCAGTTCGTCTCTCTCGGGTGGCAGCCACTACGGCGTGAGCGATGGCCGACGGCGGGGCTGTCTGAAGCGTTCGACAAGCCTGGACAAGTTGAGAGCACGCCGACAGGAATTCGACTCGCAATCGGCCGAATTCGGCTTGAAACTGAAGAACGGGGCTGGTGGCTGCCTTCAGTGAAGACAATCCTTGCAGATAAAGCTTCGAGGCCAACACTAATCTTTCTATGAGAGAAACGGCTACAGCATCGGATCCAGTGCCGCAACTCAGGTGAGATTCGGCCAGGGTGAAATCGCGCAATCCTTGAATCCAAAAGTAGAGATGCTTTGTCAAAATGTGACCCAGCAAGGGATCCAGTATATTGTGGGCAATGGAATGGTGACCGTATCTTATAAGAaccaaataagaaattaattattgactggattgaaaacatttaaagcAAGGAATTATACCTTGTGGCAGAGCGGGCGATTCGGAAAGCCACCCACAAGTTGACCCTAAAGATGACTTCGTGGACCACTTCGCTGGCCTGTTGAGACCAACAATGAGAGGCGTGCGTCTGGAACATGAGAACGCACAACAAAGGAATTGCCAACAACTCTTGATCGCTTTGAACGGTGAGTTTCTTGAGCATTGACATGATGTCAACCAATGCTGGTACAATGACGGACGGTTGGGTGTCTCCGATGGCAGCCAGGGCCTGGCACAGCAGGACTAACGTGGAACCGGAAGATTGAAGCAAAAGGCGAGTGAGGCAATCAATGATGGTGTCCCTGATTTCTGGTCCGGCGACACGACTCAGCTGGACGGCTGATGTCAACGCAATCTTGAGTTCCCTCTCTTCGGTCTTTCCCGCCAAGCAGAGGCCCAATATGAGCGATTCGACAGCTAGGGCAGCGTCTTGGCTTAAATCGGGCACTGAAGACGACCAAGAATCTTGTTTGCTAGATATAACTGCTATAGTTGGACAAGTAGCTGAACTGCTTTCGCTGCAACAGACCGGTCGCAACTGTAGCAACACTGATTCCCCATCAAGAGCAACTTTGTATCTAAAATTATGGAATCAAAATACTGGGTGAAATCGACAAAAAGGTAtcttgaattttaaaattaaattac
This window of the Daphnia pulex isolate KAP4 chromosome 5, ASM2113471v1 genome carries:
- the LOC124194810 gene encoding integrator complex subunit 7-like encodes the protein MVSVGLRTAFNEHLFEKPEQDANTALTELDKASDNNYPNHSQIFRVTLCEAIICFPRLFEKYPFPILINSALLKLEEVFRSRLQDLWTLALRTSGSMAIIISDRKSLHYSIRDSLDNTQYSPVELEAAIYAASKFAAQSRTFSVNMCSKIVEMIQGLVTPVNIKLKLIPILYKVALDGESVLLQLRPVCCSESSSATCPTIAVISSKQDSWSSSVPDLSQDAALAVESLILGLCLAGKTEERELKIALTSAVQLSRVAGPEIRDTIIDCLTRLLLQSSGSTLVLLCQALAAIGDTQPSVIVPALVDIMSMLKKLTVQSDQELLAIPLLCVLMFQTHASHCWSQQASEVVHEVIFRVNLWVAFRIARSATRYGHHSIAHNILDPLLGHILTKHLYFWIQGLRDFTLAESHLSCGTGSDAVAVSLIERLVLASKLYLQGLSSLKAATSPVLQFQAEFGRLRVEFLSACSQLVQACRTLQTAPPSAIAHAVVAATRERRTAALRSNYSPAEEVGVGAPAGGRSLSKLGQSAFDADQESLTNLQL